In the genome of Kluyveromyces marxianus DMKU3-1042 DNA, complete genome, chromosome 1, one region contains:
- the RPA34 gene encoding DNA-directed RNA polymerase I subunit RPA34: MAKGSKVVSKEYISDSESDNDGSSEVVDVFVPPENYKKCTHLKSFVKAKNLKQKELWLIKVPKSLDVSKLKTLPIDFTGEAETDIELKGKKFAVREEIQQEASAAAGSSSSELTLLTPVDKTKLAIDGSVSKSFDKIFTISEAADIPSIDYSKVKVDRKDVLKIKGLKTRHFASGYYADKDLKKVSKKRKA, from the coding sequence atgGCCAAGGGAAGCAAGGTAGTATCGAAAGAATACATTAGCGATAGTGAGAGCGATAACGATGGGTCTTCGGAGGTGGTTGATGTGTTTGTGCCCCCAGAAAACTATAAGAAGTGTACACATTTGAAGTCGTTTGTGAAGGCTAAAAATTTGAAGCAGAAGGAGCTATGGCTTATCAAGGTGCCTAAGTCGCTAGACGTGTCGAAGCTCAAGACTTTGCCTATTGATTTCACTGGTGAAGCGGAAACGGATATTGAGTTGAAGGGCAAGAAGTTTGCGGTGAGAGAGGAAATACAGCAGGAGGCGTCAGCGGCCGCTGGGTCGTCGTCTTCTGAGTTGACGTTGTTGACGCCTGTAGATAAGACGAAGTTGGCGATCGATGGGTCGGTGTCGAAGTCTTTTGACAAGATCTTCACGATAAGCGAGGCGGCGGACATCCCCAGCATCGACTATTCTAAGGTGAAGGTGGATAGGAAGGATGTTCTTAAGATCAAGGGTTTGAAGACGAGACACTTTGCTTCCGGGTACTATGCTGACaaggatttgaagaaggtgagcaagaagagaaaggcCTGA
- the LAS1 gene encoding rRNA-processing protein LAS1 has product MRITPWKSRSELEQLKQWLFVDATVASKKRAIQRIDAYLTRGPYLPHIIEYTVRLMQCQLNDDVEDEEDSNDRDVENLKWNYCMVLIRFVNGMLDPVQQGQFAIPLHKLAENIGLPSWFVELRHLSTHERELPSLEMLRLCCKEAIQWTWDNYWNNDEWEDEDDEDPEDEEDPEGNQDSQKKREKEEQIARLKALFKEYLDLKKPLREREYLWKRLGITRSAFGEQDLSQDRELVLLSDWLSQLKTMWKQDNKDTFVEFITLHCDETLLEICLNSLETFEVRGMEWLIDNYDKKIKNEETSIGDRFTNYKKLLKFLKRYCSLIDGRKLLSNGSFGSLVEKYDNYLVIYILQQLLSGDSNSYSRKKKKSSELDAKRVMDRIAAHGVRDVELELFNTRKRPSSSSTAEPVPEDSPALDILQDLQNLKSQFKRVKQESKNITNWQEAPDWEPKPFGVI; this is encoded by the coding sequence ATGAGAATAACGCCGTGGAAGTCGAGATCGGAGCTCGAGCAATTGAAGCAGTGGCTCTTTGTAGATGCTACAGTGGCGTCCAAAAAACGTGCAATTCAGCGTATTGATGCTTATCTTACAAGAGGACCATATCTTCCGCATATTATAGAGTACACTGTGAGGTTGATGCAATGTCAACTGAACGATGATGTGGAAGACGAAGAGGATAGTAATGACCGAGATGTGGAGAATCTAAAATGGAACTACTGTATGGTTCTCATCAGATTTGTAAACGGGATGTTGGATCCTGTCCAGCAGGGTCAATTTGCGATTCCATTGCATAAGCTAGCGGAGAATATTGGACTACCGAGTTGGTTTGTGGAACTACGTCATTTGAGCACGCATGAAAGGGAATTGCCTAGTCTTGAGATGCTTCGGTTGTGCTGCAAAGAGGCGATACAGTGGACTTGGGACAACTACTGGAATAACGATGAATGGGAGGATGAGGACGATGAGGATCcggaagatgaagaagatccagaGGGCAACCAAGACTCgcaaaagaagagagaaaaagaggaacaaaTTGCTAGGTTGAAAGCGTTGTTCAAAGAATATTTGGACCTCAAGAAGCCACTAAGAGAAAGGGAGTATTTATGGAAACGTTTGGGGATTACAAGGTCAGCGTTTGGTGAGCAGGACTTGTCACAAGACCGTGAACTAGTTCTACTGTCGGATTGGTTGTCGCAACTAAAGACAATGTGGAAGCAGGACAACAAGGACACGTTCGTGGAGTTCATAACGCTACATTGTGACGAAACCTTATTGGAGATATGCTTAAATTCATTGGAAACATTTGAAGTGAGGGGCATGGAGTGGTTGATCGACAACTACGAcaagaagatcaaaaacGAAGAGACCAGCATTGGAGATCGGTTCACCAACTACAAGAAGCTCTTGAAATTCCTAAAGAGATACTGCTCCTTGATAGACGGCCGAAAGCTGCTAAGCAACGGTTCGTTTGGCAGCTTGGTGGAGAAATACGATAACTATTTGGTGATATACATACTACAACAGCTCTTGTCCGGGGACAGCAACAGTTACAGccggaaaaagaagaagagcagtGAGCTCGATGCGAAAAGGGTAATGGACCGCATTGCAGCTCACGGAGTGAGAGACGTTGAGCTAGAGCTGTTCAACACTCGCAAGAGAccatcatcgtcgtcaaCAGCGGAGCCCGTTCCAGAGGACTCGCCGGCACTCGACATCCTACAAGACTTGCAGAATCTCAAGTCGCAGTTCAAAAGGGTAAAGCAAGAGTCGAAAAACATAACCAACTGGCAAGAGGCACCGGACTGGGAACCAAAACCGTTTGGCGTTATCTAG
- the IDS2 gene encoding Ids2p yields MSDQVENLSKELDISIDIANAVNKSLKEIDLDPTLRTHTPIQSQSGCGDDNTAYRLWNHQYVEAGDSGMGIGGERAVGLDNVAAHNNHTNNNYNNGNNITDILEEWDFIGDRVRNTRRTSMEDIFKVRHYLNPRSSFSNSGTNSRCWVTIIRDVSEVACVVALNSSLRAHNSKMVLCVVVPSSWDMVLPSIPFLTFVKLPEVKYADDNDLTLLTLWSHLDYEFCCYLSPFIILQANIDEILLNEEIFEEIDNETCVFLTNDTYQHKNDIVFVLFKPSVEIGTAMDEFLKVYSGDSAKLAQLRETDVFDALNTLFGEAWGVVGRELCHTPLDPSLSSNASILNYKQLQPWTGDQSGICQVWWNMYKGNC; encoded by the coding sequence ATGAGTGATCAGGTTGAAAATCTAAGCAAGGAATTGGATATTTCGATTGATATTGCGAATGCTGTGAACAAATCgttgaaagaaattgaCTTGGATCCCACTTTACGGACACACACGCCTATTCAATCTCAGTCTGGATGTGGGGACGATAACACTGCGTATAGGTTGTGGAACCACCAGTATGTGGAGGCTGGTGATTCTGGTATGGGTATTGGGGGTGAGAGGGCCGTTGGGCTGGATAATGTAGCGGCGCATAATAATcatactaataataattataataatggtaataatataacAGACATTCTCGAGGAGTGGGACTTTATCGGGGATCGAGTGAGGAACACGAGACGAACGAGCATGGAGGATATATTCAAGGTGAGACATTACTTGAACCCCAGGTCGTCGTTTTCGAATTCAGGGACGAATTCGAGGTGTTGGGTGACGATAATCAGGGACGTATCAGAGGTTGCGTGTGTGGTTGCGCTTAACTCGTCGCTACGGGCGCACAACTCGAAAATGGTGCTATGTGTGGTAGTGCCCAGTAGCTGGGATATGGTGCTCCCCAGCATTCCGTTTCTGACGTTTGTCAAGCTCCCTGAGGTGAAGTATGCGGACGACAATGACCTCACCCTTTTGACGTTGTGGAGCCACTTGGACTACGAATTCTGCTGCTACCTTTCACCGTTCATCATTTTGCAAGCGAACATCGATGAGATATTACTAAACGAGGAGATCTTCGAGGAGATCGACAACGAGACGTGTGTGTTCCTCACGAACGACACGTACCAGCATAAGAACGATATTGTGTTTGTCTTGTTCAAACCCAGCGTCGAAATTGGCACTGCGATGGATgagtttttgaaagttTACAGCGGCGATTCCGCTAAGCTGGCCCAGCTACGTGAAACTGACGTCTTCGACGCACTCAACACTTTGTTTGGCGAGGCTTGGGGCGTCGTGGGCCGCGAGCTATGCCACACACCACTGGACCCTTCTCTGTCGTCCAACGCATCTATTTTGAACTACAAACAGTTGCAGCCTTGGACCGGCGACCAGAGTGGGATCTGTCAGGTGTGGTGGAATATGTATAAAGGAAATTGCTAA
- the TIM17 gene encoding protein transporter TIM17, giving the protein MSADHSRDPCPIVILNDFGGAFAMGVIGGCVWHGIKGFRNSPLGERRVGAVSAIKARAPVVGGNFGVWGGLFSTFDCAVKAVRKREDPWNAIIAGFFTGGALAIRGGWKHTRNSAITCACLLGVIEGVGLMFQRYAAWQAKPMAPPLPEQPMQA; this is encoded by the coding sequence ATGTCAGCAGATCATTCGAGGGACCCATGTCCTATTGTGATTCTTAACGATTTTGGTGGTGCGTTTGCGATGGGTGTTATTGGTGGGTGTGTTTGGCACGGTATCAAGGGTTTCCGTAACTCTCCATTGGGCGAAAGACGTGTTGGAGCAGTGAGTGCGATCAAAGCTAGAGCACCAGTTGTGGGTGGTAACTTTGGTGTATGGGGTGGTTTGTTCTCTACATTTGACTGTGCTGTGAAGGCAGTGAGGAAAAGAGAGGATCCATGGAATGCTATCATTGCTGGTTTTTTCACTGGTGGTGCTTTGGCGATCAGAGGTGGTTGGAAGCACACTAGAAACTCTGCTATCACATGTGCCTGTTTGCTAGGTGTGATCGAGGGTGTTGGTTTGATGTTCCAGAGATACGCTGCTTGGCAGGCAAAGCCTATGGCTCCTCCATTGCCAGAACAGCCAATGCAGGCTTGA
- the RPB4 gene encoding DNA-directed RNA polymerase II subunit RPB4, with the protein MNTSTSTVQTKRRGLKKFVEEENAATLQLGEEFQLKQVNHQGQEENLVALNLSEARLIIKETLQARKKLFKSWSKNGISEQDVDMDDEDNVDVHTQTQEKELQDIDKLLEQTTGGHNQALKQTMIYLTNFSRFRDQETVTAVSQLLSSTGLHPFEVAQLGSLSCEDADEAKTLIPSLGTKISDEDLERILKELSNLETLY; encoded by the coding sequence atgaatacCTCTACATCTACAGTACAGACCAAGAGACGTGGGTTAAAGaagtttgttgaagaagaaaatgcgGCCACATTGCAACTAGGAGAAGAGTTTCAGTTGAAACAAGTGAACCACCAGGGCCAGGAGGAGAATTTGGTGGCGTTAAATTTGAGTGAGGCTCGTCTTATCATAAAGGAAACGTTGCAAGCACGTaagaagttgttcaagagTTGGTCTAAGAACGGTATTTCGGAGCAGGATGTGGACATGGATGACGAAGACAATGTGGATGTGCATACCCAGACACAGGAAAAGGAATTGCAGGATATAGACAAGTTGCTCGAGCAGACGACTGGTGGGCATAACCAAGCGTTGAAGCAAACTATGATATATTTGACAAACTTCTCGCGTTTCCGTGACCAGGAAACTGTGACTGCGGTATCGCAGCTTTTGTCTTCGACAGGACTACATCCATTTGAAGTTGCCCAGTTAGGGTCACTTTCGTGTGAGGATGCGGATGAAGCCAAGACATTGATTCCAAGTTTGGGTACTAAGATATCCGACGAGGATTTGGAGAGGATATTAAAGGAATTATCTAATCTAGAAACATTATATTAA
- the YAK1 gene encoding serine/threonine protein kinase YAK1 has product MGDKNSLWNPAFMASEQGKSDQGQGQNQGQNQGRGQGQGQNQEQGSSQGNNRSGSIGMYGGSLTPQQQQQQQQQQQHQQQQQQAHQSPRQSIFRNPWQDMSGMSESQVSQARKQSSFPLPTTYEEENSVDESSQQFRRRNSSLVIPPARAAGPDPFLYEKQPAISYNEYQRRQSVAVTGGVVTSQSSPQQVTKPSQFRKPGASSAGVAVGVSGSSVYPATAGAFLMTHGSGGGTGSLPSSRPPSPIIIVPKFSRVQSRQDLNPIINSIPKYRRASLSSKTISPLMALTKSLTTTYSLCNSDFAYQTSKNPKRVLTKPNEGKYNNGHDNVNSDYILYVNDVLGVEHNRKYLVLDLLGQGTFGQVVKCQNLITKEILAVKVVKSKSEYLNQSVTEAKVLELLNRQIDPHNEHHFLRLHDTFVHKNHLCLVFELLSNNLYELLKLNEFHGLSMTLIKTFAKQLLDSLCVLKDNKLIHCDLKPENILLVSNDRPDLKVIDFGSACEETRTIYTYIQSRFYRAPEVLMGIPYSTGIDMWSFGCIIAELFLGIPIFPGNSEFDQVTRIVESLGMPPAWMCDMGKNSKKYFHKMNTTVLKKFRMKTIDEYNLEFAANEEPGKRYVKHILFDDIIRNARISKRISGNPAMVEREMKNRECLLHFLKGVLNLNPLERWTPQQAILHPFITEEPFTGEWYPPGVVPKKSQGARHPSLQFDSVPLDKLQLGD; this is encoded by the coding sequence ATGGGCGACAAGAATAGCCTATGGAATCCGGCTTTTATGGCGTCCGAGCAGGGCAAGTCGGACCAGGGTCAGGGTCAGAATCAGGGTCAGAATCAGGGTCGGGGTCAGGGTCAGGGTCAGAATCAGGAGCAAGGATCCAGCCAGGGAAACAATCGCTCTGGTAGTATTGGGATGTATGGGGGCTCTCTCACTccacagcagcagcagcagcagcaacagcagcaacagcatcagcagcaacagcaacaggCCCATCAGTCACCACGCCAGTCAATATTTAGGAACCCGTGGCAGGATATGAGTGGGATGTCTGAGTCTCAGGTGTCCCAAGCAAGGAAGCAATCCAGTTTCCCGCTTCCAACTACGtacgaggaagaaaattCAGTTGATGAGTCCTCGCAGCAGTTTAGAAGGAggaattcttctttggtaatACCACCGGCTCGTGCAGCCGGTCCGGATCCCTTTTTATATGAAAAGCAGCCCGCGATTAGCTACAACGAATATCAGAGAAGACAATCGGTTGCGGTTACCGGCGGGGTGGTAACCAGTCAATCTTCTCCGCAACAGGTGACCAAACCATCCCAGTTCAGAAAACCAGGTGCTTCTTCGGCTGGTGTGGCTGTTGGGGTTTCTGGATCTTCTGTATATCCAGCTACAGCTGGTGCATTTTTAATGACACATGGATCTGGCGGTGGTACTGGGTCGCTTCCATCGTCTAGGCCACCATCGCCGATTATCATTGTTCCAAAATTCAGCAGAGTTCAGTCGAGACAAGATTTAAATCCAATTATAAACTCGATTCCAAAATACAGACGTGCTTCGTTAAGCAGTAAAACCATTTCACCGTTAATGGCGCTAACAAAATCGTTGACCACGACTTATTCACTATGTAACAGTGATTTTGCATACCAGACTTCCAAGAATCCGAAAAGAGTGCTCACAAAGCCAAATGAGGGCAAATACAATAATGGACACGATAACGTTAACAGTGATTACATTCTTTACGTGAATGATGTTCTTGGAGTAGAGCACAATAGAAAATACTTAGTGTTGGACCTATTGGGTCAAGGTACCTTTGGCCAAGTGGTGAAGTGTCAGAATCTaattacaaaagaaattcTTGCTGTTAAAGTAGTGAAGTCGAAGTCAGAATATTTGAACCAATCTGTAACAGAGGCCAAAGTcttggaattgttgaaCAGGCAGATTGACCCGCATAATGAGCATCATTTCTTAAGACTGCATGATACATTTGTCCACAAGAACCATTTATGTCTCGTTTTTGAGTTATTGAGCAATAACTTATATGAATTGTTAAAGCTAAATGAATTCCATGGTCTAAGCATGACTTTAATAAAAACCTTTGCAAAACAATTATTAGATTCGTTATGCGTTTTGAAAGATAACAAGTTGATCCATTGCGATTTGAAGCCGGAAAACATTTTGTTAGTTAGCAACGACCGTCCAGACTTGAAAGTCATTGACTTTGGATCAGCATGTGAGGAGACTCGGACCATATACACGTACATCCAGTCGAGGTTTTATAGGGCACCTGAGGTTCTCATGGGGATACCATACTCTACAGGAATAGACATGTGGTCATTTGGATGTATTATAGCTGaactttttcttggtaTCCCCATATTTCCTGGTAATTCAGAATTTGACCAGGTTACTAGAATTGTAGAATCGCTTGGGATGCCTCCGGCGTGGATGTGCGACATGGGGAAGAACTCAAAGAAGTATTTCCATAAGATGAACACAACCGTGCTGAAAAAGTTTAGGATGAAAACGATAGACGAGTACAATTTAGAATTTGCTGCTAATGAGGAGCCGGGGAAACGGTATGTGAAGCACATATTATTTGACGATATAATTCGGAATGCCAGGATTTCGAAAAGAATCAGCGGGAACCCAGCGATGGTGGAACGTGAGATGAAGAACAGAGAGTGTTTGCTTCATTTCTTGAAGGGAGTTTTGAACCTCAATCCGCTCGAGCGCTGGACCCCACAACAGGCCATTCTACATCCGTTCATAACTGAGGAGCCATTCACTGGTGAATGGTACCCACCGGGTGTTGTTCCCAAAAAATCTCAAGGCGCACGCCATCCGTCGCTGCAATTTGATTCTGTGCCACTAGACAAGCTACAACTAGGCGATTGA
- the SFH5 gene encoding Sfh5p, with amino-acid sequence MALNFENDEQKKCYETLRKEIESIVKEVEYDELYGQKLTPDDQFYKEGVVDRLVFKFCKANQFQLEGSRAQLKKTLKWRKEFRPLHAAFKETPASSILDEVCAVTNSDKNDANKKVITWNLYGLLVKHKEVFKDLDGFMRFRIGLMERGLQLLDFESDDNHLMTQIHDYSNVSMWRLDADIKKCSRAVIETFQQYYPETLYAKFFVNVPYVMSWLYEVIKMFVSEDTRKKFVVMSDGHQLKDHLAVVPKEFGGEEPLKSLSIANVEPNAYVKYLLDKDSE; translated from the coding sequence ATGGCGTTGAATTTTGAGAATGACGAACAGAAAAAGTGCTATGAGACtttaagaaaagaaatcgaGAGCATTGTTAAGGAAGTAGAATACGATGAGCTTTATGGCCAAAAGCTTACTCCAGACGACCAGTTTTACAAGGAAGGTGTTGTCGATAGACTAGTATTCAAGTTTTGTAAGGCTAATCAGTTTCAATTGGAGGGGTCTCGGGCCCAATTAAAGAAGACTTTAAAGTGGAGGAAAGAGTTCAGGCCTTTGCATGCTGCTTTCAAAGAGACACCCGCATCTTCGATTCTTGATGAAGTGTGTGCTGTGACCAACAGCGACAAGAACGATGCGAACAAGAAAGTGATAACGTGGAACTTGTATGGGTTGCTTGTGAAGCATAAGGAAGTTTTCAAGGATCTCGATGGGTTCATGAGATTTAGAATAGGTTTAATGGAACGTGGGTTGCAGTTGCTTGATTTCGAGAGCGATGATAACCACTTGATGACCCAGATCCACGATTACAGCAATGTATCTATGTGGAGGCTTGATGCCGATATCAAGAAGTGTTCGAGAGCGGTCATTGAGACGTTCCAACAGTACTACCCAGAGACTTTGTATGCGAAGTTCTTTGTGAACGTTCCATATGTGATGAGCTGGCTGTACGAGGTGATCAAGAtgtttgtttctgaagATACCAGGAAGAAGTTTGTCGTTATGAGCGATGGGCACCAGCTCAAGGACCACCTTGCAGTAGTTCCAAAAGAGTTTGGGGGCGAGGAGCCGTTGAAGTCGCTAAGCATTGCAAATGTGGAACCCAATGCGTACGTGAAGTACTTACTGGACAAAGACTCTGAGTGA
- the SMT1 gene encoding Smt1p, with amino-acid sequence MLRRSFSILPRVLKSNGKSKDIAAVSKTIKYIAEDPTLKSILKTSTGEKDENAYVEDVVNILNSSLPDVDKHKKNMDVHYSVLMNKLRSMVDREIVYSNANVSKRIKECTDADSLYNLLFEFQLDPVFRAKTTLKDYYHIINHPKFSSGKCRELLESLDLLKQSRRDIQIMAIHKLSQSSANAAVVSPYLPMLIETYMSIPRFSQKLVLRILHKNGKIQELLDAHSDEIHAIHKNHSQVVTIYQTLSRTAYKLPPHLVDESHELTPIQRLFCELVVLLSEHSSANPKLSKYSVQLVKGSFENQLSRCNTDLHDHSINVNEYKFIRLMQEILDDCMATQNLDPGFYQSCRYLTQSLRTIYTEESQLSLRLV; translated from the coding sequence ATGCTAAGACGATCGTTCAGTATACTGCCCAGAGTGCTCAAGAGCAACGGCAAGAGTAAAGACATTGCTGCTGTGAGCAAGACTATCAAGTACATCGCAGAAGATCCTACGCTAAAGTCCATTCTAAAGACATCTACGGGCGAAAAAGATGAGAATGCGTACGTGGAAGACGTGGTGAACATTCTAAACTCGTCTTTGCCGGATGTGGACAAgcacaagaagaatatggATGTGCATTATTCGGTTCTAATGAACAAGCTTCGGAGCATGGTGGACAGAGAGATTGTGTATTCCAATGCGAATGTGAGCAAGAGGATCAAGGAGTGTACGGATGCGGATAGTTTGTACAATCTTTTGTTTGAGTTTCAGTTGGACCCTGTTTTCCGGGCCAAGACTACGTTGAAAGATTACTACCATATAATTAACCACCCCAAGTTTTCGAGCGGGAAGTGTCGGGAGTTGCTAGAGTCGTTGGATTTGCTCAAGCAGTCGCGCAGGGACATTCAGATCATGGCTATCCACAAGTTGAGCCAGTCGAGTGCGAATGCTGCTGTCGTGAGCCCGTATCTCCCGATGCTTATTGAGACGTACATGTCGATACCGAGGTTTTCGCAGAAGTTGGTGTTGAGGATCTTGCACAAGAACGGAAAGATACAGGAGCTCTTGGATGCACATTCGGATGAGATCCATGCGATACACAAGAACCATTCGCAAGTAGTGACGATATACCAAACGCTATCGCGTACTGCGTATAAGCTACCACCACACCTAGTGGACGAGAGTCATGAGCTAACGCCCATCCAGAGATTGTTTTGCGAGCTCGTGGTGCTTCTTTCGGAGCACTCGTCGGCAAACCCCAAGCTTTCCAAGTATAGCGTACAGTTGGTCAAAGGGTCGTTCGAGAATCAACTAAGCCGTTGCAACACAGACTTGCACGACCACTCCATCAACGTCAACGAGTACAAGTTCATCAGGCTCATGCAGGAGATCCTCGACGACTGCATGGCAACGCAGAACCTGGACCCAGGCTTCTACCAGTCCTGTCGGTACCTAACGCAATCTCTCCGCACAATATACACAGAAGAGTCCCAATTGAGTCTACGATTGGTATAG
- the TFA2 gene encoding transcription factor TFIIE subunit TFA2, whose translation MVLKLAVILTKHKLHQNQVVCSVASNHMREAQQDSRIGQTRESGGFRHLGGESKAIVTKRIMSSDLLANLNAFKNKVKTAPALTTRKIVANKERDVKGSKNMDVIELDDGGSDEKEMPLKKKSKNNNGVATGQLDSTHLSTKMLIATEYIQERGEAVPVDQIESYLSLPKDNNVIPMLKGLQKFKFDPKRNTLQYVSIYDVHSAEELLSLLRSQATFKGISCKELKDGWPQCFDTIDELEAKNRILVLRTKKDNSPRFVWYNNAGPLRQIDEEFVKMWEDCKLPQRSELPRKLQDLGLKPASVDPATIKNEQSTRREVKKRKQRKGKVTNTHMAGILRDYSDRV comes from the exons ATGGTTTTAAAGTTGGCTGTGATCTTGACAAAGCATAAACTCCACCAAAACCAGGTCGTTTGTTCTGTCGCATCGAATCACATGCGAGAGGCTCAACAAGATTCTCGAATAGG ACAGACAAGAGAATCCGGTGGGTTCAGGCATCTGGGAGGCGAATCTAAGGCGATAGTGACCAAGAGAATTATGAGCAGCGACTTACTGGCGAATCTTAATGcgttcaagaacaaggtgaAGACGGCACCTGCGCTAACAACGCGGAAAATCGTTGCTAATAAAGAGAGGGATGTGAAAGGGAGTAAGAACATGGATGTGATAGAGTTGGACGATGGTGGATCTGATGAGAAAGAGATGcctttaaagaaaaagtcAAAGAACAATAATGGGGTTGCCACTGGACAGCTGGATAGCACACATCTTTCGACAAAGATGCTTATTGCCACGGAATATATTCAGGAGCGAGGCGAGGCGGTTCCTGTGGACCAGATCGAATCGTATCTTTCGCTTCCCAAGGACAACAATGTGATTCCGATGTTAAAGGGGTTACAGAAGTTCAAGTTTGATCCGAAGCGGAATACGTTGCAGTATGTGTCGATCTACGATGTGCATTCTGCGGAAGAGCTTCTTTCGTTGTTGAGATCGCAAGCGACGTTCAAGGGTATTTCGTGCAAGGAGTTGAAGGATGGTTGGCCACAGTGTTTCGACACGATTGACGAGTTGGAGGCGAAGAACAGAATTCTTGTGCTTCGAACCAAGAAGGACAACTCTCCTAGATTTGTGTGGTATAATAATGCGGGTCCATTAAGACAGATCGACGAGGAGTTTGTGAAGATGTGGGAGGACTGTAAGTTGCCGCAACGTAGTGAGTTGCCCCGGAAGCTCCAGGACTTGGGTCTCAAGCCGGCCAGTGTGGATCCAGCCACGATCAAGAACGAGCAAAGCACCAGGAGAGAGgtcaagaagagaaagcaaagaaagGGGAAGGTTACCAACACACATATGGCTGGTATATTGAGGGACTACTCGGACAGAGTGTGA
- the BIO2 gene encoding biotin synthase (mitochondrial) produces MYSVSARYFSSSVARYGAGAATAAAKVAAAPAASVDALKYAMSLEQPQHEWSKEQLAEIYHTPLLELVHQAQLQHRKWHDPSKVQLCTLMNIKAGGCSEDCKYCAQSSRYDTGVEAERMVSVEQVLQEAELAKKNGSTRFCLGAAWREMKGRKSAMKRIAEMVTKVNEMGMETCVTLGMVDETQAKQLKDAGLTAYNHNIDTSREHYPKVISTRSYDDRLQTIKNVQNAGIKACTGGILGLGESQEDHIMFVHTLANMNPHPESLPINRLVSIKGTPMHDELKKLGSKKLEFEEILRTIALARITMPQAIIRLAAGRYTMKETEQFLCFMAGCNAIFTGKKMLTTMCSGWEEDKAMLAKWGLTPMDSFSYGANESPKEELAASG; encoded by the coding sequence ATGTACAGTGTCAGTGCCAGATACTTCTCAAGCAGTGTGGCCCGTTACGGGGCTGGAGCAgcaactgctgctgctaaggttgctgctgctcctgCAGCATCAGTTGATGCGTTGAAATATGCGATGTCGCTCGAACAACCGCAACACGAATGGTCGAAAGAACAACTGGCCGAGATTTACCACACTCCGCTGCTGGAACTGGTCCACCAGGCGCAGCTGCAGCACCGCAAGTGGCACGACCCATCCAAGGTGCAGCTGTGTACGTTGATGAACATCAAGGCCGGTGGTTGTTCTGAAGATTGTAAGTACTGTGCGCAGTCGTCTAGGTACGATACTGGTGTCGAGGCTGAGAGGATGGTTTCCGTTGAGCAGGTGCTACAAGAGGCCGAGCTGGCCAAGAAGAACGGGTCTACACGGTTCTGTCTTGGTGCTGCGTGGAGAGAGATGAAGGGGAGGAAGTCGGCGATGAAGCGGATCGCAGAGATGGTGACCAAAGTGAACGAGATGGGCATGGAGACGTGCGTTACGCTTGGTATGGTGGACGAAACGCAGGCCAAGCAGTTGAAGGACGCTGGTTTGACCGCGTACAACCACAATATCGACACTTCGCGTGAGCATTACCCAAAGGTTATTTCCACTAGGTCGTACGACGACAGATTGCAAACGATCAAGAACGTGCAGAATGCCGGGATCAAGGCGTGCACCGGTGGTATCCTGGGGCTTGGTGAGTCGCAAGAGGACCACATCATGTTTGTTCACACGCTAGCCAACATGAACCCGCACCCAGAGTCGTTGCCTATCAACAGATTGGTCTCCATCAAGGGTACTCCAATGCACGAtgagttgaagaaactcGGCAGCAAGAAGCTCGAGTTCGAAGAAATATTAAGGACAATCGCTTTGGCTAGAATTACCATGCCACAGGCTATCATTAGACTGGCAGCTGGCCGTTACACTATGAAGGAAACCGAGCAATTCCTATGTTTCATGGCTGGATGCAATGCCATTTTCACAGGTAAGAAAATGTTGACTACAATGTGTTCTGGTTGGGAAGAAGACAAGGCCATGCTGGCCAAATGGGGTCTAACTCCAATGGACTCTTTCTCATACGGTGCCAATGAGAGTCCAAAGGAAGAGCTTGCTGCCTCGGGTTGA